Within the Syngnathoides biaculeatus isolate LvHL_M chromosome 13, ASM1980259v1, whole genome shotgun sequence genome, the region agTGTCATTTAATTTAGactattttatcatttattttgtattatattattatatttatgtaCTTTTATATAAATAAAGTACTAATGAATTAAATATGGGTTTTTGTTGAGAGATTCAAATGAGcacaacaaacaaagcaaattatttggaatatttgcaaaattcattgaaaaataaataaaacaaaatgattttaaattaattcaaactcattttaaaaagaaatataaatgaaagTAATATTCCACTAATATAGATTATATATGAAATGtgtagtttaaaaataaaattgaatatgCAAACTATACAACATATAATTATGTACTTTTATTACATAAATTTACATAAAAAGGCTAAAGCAACTTCTGAAAGAAGGCAATTTATTaagatcttttaaaaatgaatgaatataaaactaaataaatactcAACGGGGCGATGTaattgacaaaataaaacaaccaagACGAGTCTGCACAACTGATAAAAATTGACTTTCACATTGAATTTAAGTTAATATTTCTCAAGAGATAAGTGATTTTTtggggcccccccccccacttcggCTCACCTTGTTGGCGGTCTTGGGGGCGTCATCGTCGTCGCCTTTCGCTCCCGCTGCCGCCGGCTGCTCGTCATCCTCCTCACCATCCTGAAATCACAACGGTGACGAGTTAGGAttgattcaaacaaaaattctgtttaaaaaaaaaaaaaaaaaaaaagcagaatgataaatcaaaaataaaaaataaaaacacccacTGATGATTCAAGCCTGTCTCCTTTGGGAGTCTTTTTGAAGAAGCCCCCAAAACGGGCTCGATCTTTCTCCTGGTTCgcagcacaaacacacacacacacacaaaattaaaaatacacaaacacgtTGCgaaagcaaacacacaaaatatggATAGATTGGTAAATATGAAATTTTGCGCTGCCTACCGCTTTCCCCTCGGCTAAATTCTCGCTGCTGGCTGACAACTTTTTAGGCTCGCTCTCGTCCTGCAAGtgaggaagtggaaaaaaaataaaatcaaatatagtaAAACAACTAACATTCaagtaatattttaaatgaaatgattattagtttaaataaaacaactaaTATTCCACATAAACAAAATTCAATTGTGGGTTAAATTAGTCATATTAATTCAGTGAAAAtctatattaaaatgtatttaaatgtaaaaaatgcaatatttttttaaaattccaataCATTAaggcaataaatacatttggaagtttaaattaaacaaattccattaatatcaaaaatTAAAGATTTGGGGTTCAAATgagtaaaaactaaaaatgtgaaaacgaATATACTTGAGTGAGTGAAGgtaaaaagtacaacaaatgaaacaatttgtaaacattttacaCGAACGTGATATTTCTTGTGGGATTTAAAgtacaaatgaaattaaataaataatacaatccACAGACAATTCAAGTACTACAGTATTAAATATTCTTGTCCCATCATAGTCACTtgagtgaaatattttgattttttttttcttttacctgcTCGGACTGTGGCGCTTTGGCGGCCTTCTTGAAGAATCCAGCAAAAATTCCTCCTTTTTCCTAAAACACATTTGTCAGCCATCAATGTACACAAATTTCCTTCACGCTGAggaaaaaattattaaataaaatacaattaaaaaaaataataaaatcacctTATTTTCCTCGGAGGCGCCGTCGCCGCCCACCGAGCGCTCGTCGTCTTGTGGCTGTTGGATGGGGAAAATCAGAAAAGATTATTTTGGTGGATGTTATCATCGACTATATTTGatttctcatttcatttcattttacgcCTTATCTCAAATATCTCATTTGACGTCATCTCGTAACGTCGCATTTCGTGGTAAATTTACAAAAGCATCCTCACTTCCTCTGAGTCGGCCGGTCGGGGCGACTTCTTGAACATTCCGCCGAATGCGCTTCCTTTCTCCTGAAACAGAAACAGCGCAATAAAcgtgtgcatttaaaaaaaaaatttaaaaaagaagaaagcggGGGAAAGGGGGCAGAACTCACTTTAGCCTTTGGGGCATCAGACAGGCTGTCATCGCTCGCTGACATTTCTTTCTGTGCGAGCGTGCTCtcctgaaaattaaaaaaaaaaaaaaaaaaaaaaacatataataaataaaaaaaatatttttaaaaaattaaaaaaaaaaaaaaaaaaaaaaaaaagaaatcagcctTTAGAGCACTTATGATCAAGATGATGGAAAATAGTGAAGAGGGAGCCCAAAGTTTCACCTCAGCGCCGACTTTGGGAGTCTTCTTGAGGAATCCGCTAAACAAACCTCCTTTCTCCTGCACAAACGACACCCATCGAGATGATTGGAATATAAAACAATTACAtgaattcaaaaataaatacaaatatgcaAAAGACAATTAACAAAACTAAAATCAATATTATTCTCTATACCCTTTtactgaataaataaaaaaataaacaaaagaaaaagaattttaaaaaaagatgaaaatgctttcaaaaaaattaaaaaaataaaacaaaaaccttcACCTTATTCTCCGACAGGCTGTCCGAGCTGCCCGAGAGATTGCCGCGGAGCTCCTCGGCATCCTATGAAGAAAATAGAAAAGATCTGTGCCCCCTTCCTATAAAAGGGTTCTCATCAAATATTGTGCATTGCTTGCCTGCTCGGCCGGCGTCTCTTTTGGAATCTTGGGAGATTTTCGGAGAATCCCGCCGAAGAATCCTCCTTTTTCCTGCAAAGCAAATTCACATCaccgatgacgacgacgataaTAACGATAACGACGTAATGCCGCCGATTCACCTCCGACGAAGACTTCTGCGACAGATTGTCGCCGCTGTCGGGCTGCTCCTGGAGAAAAAACATACGACAGCACCATTTGAGATGATTGGTAGCGCTTCGCTTTGgaaaaccttttaaaaatgttacaacTTTGCTTCAAAATTCTATAACATCATTTTTCATCAGAATCCGGCACGCACCCCACAAGagcatgaaaaacatttttcttttgctaatgtatataaaagaaattaaaaactaTAATGAATTGTTTTAAGAAATAATAACAAaactgtaaaattattttttttttttccaatttaaaattGACCTCATCCGGCTGAGGCCCTTCTGCAGGTTTCTTCTTGAAGATCCCGTTGAAAATCCCTCCAGCATTTGATCGTTCTGACGGTTTCTCGTCGTCTTCGTTCGCCTCGGAATCGCTGTCCACGTTACCGAcctgaccccaaaaaaataaaaaaaaaacaaaaaggatgaGGACGGATGCCAAGCACTAAACAAAAatgagtccaaaaaaaaaaaaaaaacgacattacCGTCACTACGGGAGGTTTCCGGAACATTCCTGTGAGCAGACTGCCAAATTCCTACAAAAtatcaaaaagaaataaataatacaacaaatacatacattgaaaaatattctcCTGAAGCAACGGAAATaggtggaaataaaaaaaattgaataaaattatacattaaaaaatgtcaatttatgTTTTCCTGATGGGAtacaattttttaaacattacaattatagtttaaaaaaatgcgtAACAAATtattataacaaaataaaatattgctcttatgataaagattttttttgtacaggtaaaaacatgaatgaattaacaaaaaatgttaaatatctaTCATTAGTTTAATCAtgctattaaaacaataaaataccacaatataaaaatattgttttagaaAAGTATAAAATCATGCTTTTTATCtgagaaaaagttaaaaataaacactcTATTAGaataaaagtaaagtaaaaaaatgtaaatgtaaaaaaaaaagttaactgtttaaaattacaataaacctaaaaaaaataacatgatataagtatttaaatataaaaattattAGAGAAAAATAAACGTTCACATCATGCCTTTGGATACGAAAGGCAACATGTTGACGTCTTATTGCGCATAAAATGTCGAGCATGTGTTGGCGTCTTTTGTTGTTAACGCGCGCACGTAACCCGACCCGACAAAGACGACCAGCATCCGTGCGCGTTGCTTACTTGTTTGGATTCGGAACTTTTGTCGTGTTTGGCCTTGTCGCCGGCCGGCCGTTCCTTTTCCGAGGCCGCGTCGTCCTTGTCGGCCTCGGGAGCCGCCTCGCCTCCGGCGACCTGCGGGGGGAGACAAACGTCAACGTCGGCAAACGCGATGacgtcatcatcgtcatcgtaCCTTGGGCCCGGACCTCAAGTGCTTCATCACGCCTTTCAGGACACCCTGCCGAGcgcaagtcacatgacgtcacgtcacacaaacacacacaagtacgCAGACAAAGAGACGGTACCGGTTTGTTGGCGCTGGCCCGTTTGTCCGGAGCGTCGTCACCTCTGTCCTGGTCGTCAGTCACGTGACTCTGAAGCGAACAAGCCAAGTGTGCGTCACACGGCGCACAAAAACCGGTTTTGTGCGCGAGTGGCGCGCACGTGACCACGCCCACACGCTCCCAGAAACCAGTTTACCCTGAGGCCCCGCATTTGACAAGTCGATCTCACACCGTGGACAACATGGCCGCCGCGTATATTTGCTACCGATCTTTGGGTGGGCAAAATTGACAAGAAATAGCGACCGAATATGAAACTCAACTCCGGCGGCCATCTTGTGTAATTGAAATCAGTTAGCAGGAAAAAACTGTACCACAGCTCAGATCACGTGACAATTTGGAGCCATGAAGATGAATTTACTACATAATGCAAGCATTTGTGCTTTAGCGTATTAAAAACCAGTCACCTTGTGCCAACATATTCGAATTAGTGTTCAtctttgaacattttcaaaactaataGCATTGTTGCTTTACCAGGattcaaaataattatttttttttgccttgacgTGTTCAAAAATCAACAGTTTCTcgctcaaaataataataaaaaaatgctgttgaaaGGTAGAGAGGTGAAAAGAAGCTTTAGAAGATTCCATTAATTGTCGTATATTCATCAGGTGAGTAGATTAGCATAATTAGCATCGTTAGCATTTAGCACACATGGAGCTTACGATAAACGTGGGTTTTTTGTCTTTCAGGCTTTTTTGCAACTTGGCCGTGAGGCGGGACGGACGCGTCTGGGTGCGAGACAAACCAACCacgttaa harbors:
- the LOC133510641 gene encoding nucleolar protein dao-5-like; translated protein: MESCMMKPEEKKKTKSKLPPWPPETSKNEAEILEKPTPVVPPRPKYNELSQTQYRLKRLETNGEAGPTVSQTETKEKKPEPPVPAPRRAEQERNRTSRHSQRDSDDKRISAGSAQSDASDDPKQTRPSRLTAKLQKSLKDKKPTFISHVTDDQDRGDDAPDKRASANKPGVLKGVMKHLRSGPKVAGGEAAPEADKDDAASEKERPAGDKAKHDKSSESKQEFGSLLTGMFRKPPVVTVGNVDSDSEANEDDEKPSERSNAGGIFNGIFKKKPAEGPQPDEEQPDSGDNLSQKSSSEEKGGFFGGILRKSPKIPKETPAEQDAEELRGNLSGSSDSLSENKEKGGLFSGFLKKTPKVGAEESTLAQKEMSASDDSLSDAPKAKEKGSAFGGMFKKSPRPADSEEPQDDERSVGGDGASEENKEKGGIFAGFFKKAAKAPQSEQDESEPKKLSASSENLAEGKAEKDRARFGGFFKKTPKGDRLESSDGEEDDEQPAAAGAKGDDDDAPKTANKDKNLFSNMFKKPPKPAEGDKEAELKSEGPTSGSSENLPENVPKGKKGGLAGIFKRTYSSDKLVDEDKEKSASNDNLLENANAKDKEKSIFSGIFKKAPKLADEAVVDEDSKGGEEKKLLASDENLTEENTAKEKSGGLAGMFKKSPQPAPRSIATKDPLSDDREAESVKDDLSGDELSGSSVNLVAGTAKEKKGVFTSMFKRTPKTVDKEVRVRFI